GGCGCGAGGGTGCGCAGGAGATGTACCGCCACCTGCTCGACGGTTCGCAGGCCGCCAACCGTCTCGGCTGGCAGTGGGCCGTCGGGACCGGGACGGGCAAGGTCTACGGCTTCAGCCGCTGGCAGGTCGAGAAGCGCGCCCCCGGGTTGTGCCGGGGGTGCGCCCTGCAGCGGGCCTGCCCCGTGCAGGAGTGGCCGGACACCGACGCCGGACCCCGCGCCGACGTCCCGGCGGAGCTGACGGGTGGGCCCACCGACGCCGCGGGCCCGCGGGAACCGGAGGTCGCGGGAGAACCCGACGCCGTCTGGCTGACGGCGGAATCCCTCGGGGACACCGACCCGGCCCTGCTCGCGCACCCGGACCTGCCCACCGTCTTCGTGTTCGACGAACCGCTGCTGGCGCACCTGCGGTTGTCCGGCAAACGGCTCGTGTTCCTGGCCGAGACCCTGGCCGAACTGGGGTGCGACGTGCACCTCGGTGATCCCGTGGCGGAACTGTCCGGGCGCCGGCTGGCCGTCACCCACGCCCCCGTCCCCGGTTTCGCCCGCCGCGCCGCGCAGCTGGACGTCGTCGCCCGCCACCCGTGGCCGTGGTTGCGCCGGCCCGGTCAGGGGTCCCTGCGCTCGTTCAGCGCGTGGGTGCGCTCGGCGGGGTGAGGACCAGGCACCCGTCGTGGCCGCCGAACCCGAAGCTGTTGGACAGCACCGGGCCCGGCACCTAGGCGGTCGGCTTCGTCACGACGTCGACGTCGAGGTCGTCGTCGAGGTTCTCGTGCCCGACGGTGGGCGGGGTGGTCGCCGGTCCGCGCGCCCCGGTGCACGCGCAGCACGGCCGCGGGTGCGTCCGGCGCCGACACGGGCACGGTGGAGGGGACCCGAGCCGCTCAGGCGCCCGCCGAGACGTTGACCATCCAGTCGACGCCGAACCGGTCGGTGAGCGCCCCGTACAGGTCGCCCCACACCTGCTTCTCCAGCGGGGTCGTGACTTTCCCGCCCTCGGCGAGGCCGGTGAAGAACCGCTCCCCCTCGGCGGAGTCGTCCCCGAACAGGCACAGCGCGACGTTGCCGCCGCCCGCCGCGGACATCCCGGGCATGGCGTCGGAGACCATGAGCGTCAGGCCCGCGGGGGTGTCGAGCTGGCCGTGCATGACGCCGTCGGGGTCGACGCCCTCACCGCCGCCGTAGTCGGCGAAGGTCATGACGCTCGCCTCCCCGCCGAGGACGGAGCGGTAGAACTCCAGGGCCTCGCGGGCGGTGCCGGCGAGGCAGACGTACGGGCTGAGGCGGGTGCTCACGGGAACCTCCAGGAGACGGGCGGGCCGCCCTGCGCGACCCCACCCCTGCGACCCGCACCGCGCGCCGAACTCATCGGCGCGCGGGTCCGGTGGCGGGAGGTCGGGAGGGTGCCCCGCGTCGTGCGGGTGGGCACGATCGATACGGCCGTCCCGCGACACCCCGATCCCCCGGCGGCCCACCACGGCGTGTCGGCGGACGACGGCATCGATCCTGCACGCCTCACCCGGCACGGACTTCCTCCGGCAGGCCGGGGACCCCCGGGTGGTCGACCGGGCCACTCCCACCGACCCCCGACCGACTCCGTCACCGGGGCGGCTGACCACCTCGGTGACGGCAGGTCGTCCAGGACGCAGGAACGGCGTGCGGAACCCGGGCACCACCGTGCTCCCCGGCGACCGCGCGGTCACGGCGATCTCGGTGCGGAGTCGTCCTCGGGAACTGCCCGATCGCTGTCGCGCAGGATCTTCAGCTGCCGTCGTCGAAGTCCTGGCTGTCGCGGAGCTGCTTCACCAGCGGGCCGAAGGTGGCCGGGTCCGGGCGCAGGACGGCACCGGTGCTGGAGAACACCAGGTCGCAGCGGCCGGTGACGTCCACGAGCAGGTAGGTGTACTCCCGCAGGTAGCGCTCAGTGGGCGTGCTGTCGGGGTTGTGCTCGTAGTCCGGGGTGGTGAGCAGGTCGATCTGCGCCTGCTGCCCGGGCTCGGGAAGGCAGTCGGGCTGGCCGTCCACATGGGCGGCGTCGTCCACTGCCTCCTGCAAGCGGGCGAGCAGACCCGGGTCGTGGGTCTGACCCGTCCACGCGTTCGTGGTGTCCGTGATCGTCGCGCCCGCCACGGGATTGGTGCTGGCGCGGGCCGGCGCCTGTCGTTCCCCGGACCGGGGCTGGATGGTGAGACTGTCCAGCAGGTCGTGGACCTGCGCCTCGTCACCGGCGAGCTGCACCCGCACCCCGCGCGAGGGGACACTGACGGTGGCGCTGCTGTCGTTGCCGTGGACGATGTCGTCGAGGTAGACGGGCACCCCGTCGATGAGATCGAGCCCTGAGGTGGTCCCCGATCCTCCAGTCCACTGCCGCACCGCCCACGGCACCACCAGGGCGCCAGGACCGTCCTGGGCGAGGTCGCAGTCCGGCCCCAGGCTCGCGGTCGATGCGCCCACCACGGTGATCGCGCCGGGAGCCACGCACGCCGCCTGCGCTGAGCCGGTCCTCACCTCGTAGCCCTGCGCGGTGACCTGGACACCGTTGACGCCGCGATCGGTGGCCTCGATGCCCGGCGGCTGCCACTGCTCTTCCGGGGCGGGTTCGACCGTGGTTGCCGGCGTCACCGGCCGGACACGAACGGCACCTCCCCCACCGGAACCAGTCGCCACGAGCGCGGCGGCGGTGCAGGCAGCGACCAAGCCCGTGGTGGCGATGGCTGCCGTGCGCCGGCGTGCGTGCTGGCGGCGCCGGGCGGCGTGCAGGACCGCGTCGGGGTCCAGACGCCTCGGCGGGGTCGGCACGGCGTCGCTCAGCAACCGCTGGAGGTCCTGGTTCATCGCGCACTCCCCTGAAGACGAAGCCCGTGCAAGGCGGGGTGACGGCGCAGCGTGGCCAGCGCCTTGGAAGTCTGGTTCTTCACCGTGCCCACGGAGCAGTCCAGGGCAGCGGCGGTGTCGACCTCGGTGAGGTCCTCGTAGAAGCGCAAGGCGATGACCGCCCGCTGACGCGGGGGCAGTGCCCGCACCGCGGTGAGCAGGACGTGGTGGACCTCTGGCCCCAGGCCGGCGGGCACGGGTAGTTCGGGCAGGTCGGCGGTGGGGATCTCCCCGCGCCAGCGCCGGCGGCGCCAGTCGAGCGCCTGGTTCACCATGACCCGGCGGACGTAGGCGACAGCGCCTTCACGCCCGTTCGAGCCCTCGGTGCCGCCGATGCGCCGCCAGTGCGGCCAAGCCCGCACCAGCGCGGTCTGCACCAGGTCCTCGGCAGTGGCCCAGTCCCCCGTCAGCAGCCACGCCGTACCCAGCAGCGTCTGCTGCCTCCTGCTCACGAACAGCCGGAAGTCCTCCGCTGCATCCATCTGGGCCTCCTCGGTGCCTCACCCGCTACAACCGGCTGGACCCTGCAGAAG
The sequence above is drawn from the Kineococcus rhizosphaerae genome and encodes:
- a CDS encoding SigE family RNA polymerase sigma factor; the protein is MDAAEDFRLFVSRRQQTLLGTAWLLTGDWATAEDLVQTALVRAWPHWRRIGGTEGSNGREGAVAYVRRVMVNQALDWRRRRWRGEIPTADLPELPVPAGLGPEVHHVLLTAVRALPPRQRAVIALRFYEDLTEVDTAAALDCSVGTVKNQTSKALATLRRHPALHGLRLQGSAR
- a CDS encoding FAD-binding domain-containing protein codes for the protein MPLLPSPPTERDAVRAWVATHLGHLTCEPPGEPVPVSAVRGGQRAADAALATLDLAGYAARRNEVLPVGRRGATRLSPYVRHGLLPLPTVWAAAADAPARDRAKFRDELLWQEYARHLYARLGHRTAEALRFEAPVPRQAWPREPWPADMACVAATTAELHEDGWLVNQTRMWLASQWSVRAGADWREGAQEMYRHLLDGSQAANRLGWQWAVGTGTGKVYGFSRWQVEKRAPGLCRGCALQRACPVQEWPDTDAGPRADVPAELTGGPTDAAGPREPEVAGEPDAVWLTAESLGDTDPALLAHPDLPTVFVFDEPLLAHLRLSGKRLVFLAETLAELGCDVHLGDPVAELSGRRLAVTHAPVPGFARRAAQLDVVARHPWPWLRRPGQGSLRSFSAWVRSAG
- a CDS encoding VOC family protein, translated to MSTRLSPYVCLAGTAREALEFYRSVLGGEASVMTFADYGGGEGVDPDGVMHGQLDTPAGLTLMVSDAMPGMSAAGGGNVALCLFGDDSAEGERFFTGLAEGGKVTTPLEKQVWGDLYGALTDRFGVDWMVNVSAGA